The Pirellulales bacterium genome includes the window GAAGTTAGATAAGGAATCGCCCGGCGACGCCGTGCTGGAGCCCAAGCCGCTGGTCGACGAATTCGGACAATGGATTTTGGACGATTGGCCGGGCAAAGCGCATTCGCTGGAGGAACTGAAAGCCGCGTGGGCAAAAGAGGCGGACACTCAAGGAGAGCATGCGGCTTTTGGATATTCTCGCTACGGCGGATACGCCAGCACGAACGCCAAAGCCACCGGCTTTTTTCACGTAGAACAAATTGACGACCGCTGGTGGTTTGTCGATCCCGAAGGACATTTGTTCTTTTCCACCGGTTGCGATGTCATGGTTCCCTGGTCGGGCACGCGCACCACCGATCGTGATGGCGTGTTCGCCGCACTGCCGCCGGCTGAGTTAAAGCCCCCCTCATATCGGGGCAATCAAGGCGGCACGGTTTCGTTTTACACCTGGAATTTGCAGCGGCGATTCGGCGATAACTGGCAAAGGAAATGGGCCGATTTCACGCTGGACCGCATGGATCATTGGGGACTGAACACGGTGGCCAATTGGTCGGCTCCCGAGTTAGGCCAGGCGCAGCGGAAGCCGTATATCGTCATGCTTCGCAACTTAGGCATTCAAGGCGGTTATCTCGGCTTGCCCGACGTTTATGCCGATGGGTTTGCTGCGAAAATGAATTCCACCGTGGCCGAGCAGTGCGTGCCGCACAAAGAAGATGCCTGGCTGCTGGGCTATTTCATTGCCAACGAGCCGCCGTGGCCTGGGCGGGAAGCGGAAATTGTCATCGCCATTTTGAGCGGCCCTGAGGCCCCCATCCAGAAAAAGGCCAAAGAATTTTTGGCCGACGGCGACACCGCGCAGCGGCGGAAAGAATTTGTGAATCAGGCGATCGACGTGTTCATCCAAACGGCCAATGCCGCACTCAAGCAGGCCGACTCGAACCATTTGAATCTTGGCTTGCGATTCGGCTCGACGCCGTCGGAAGCCATGTTGCGCGCCTCGCGCGATTTTGACGTCTTCAGCATGAACAGTTACGGCACGCAGGTGAGCCGCGCGCGGGTCGATGCCGCCTACAAAATTACAGGCAAGCCGGTGCTGATTGGCGAATTTCATTTCGGCACGCCGGGGCGAGGCATGGCGGCGGGCCTGGTGCAGTGCAAAAATCAGGAGGAGCGTGGCGTGGCGTACCGCTATTACGTGGAAAATGCGGCCGCCCAGCCGGCGATTATCGGCACGCATTGGTTCCAGTGGACCGACGAGCCCAACACCGGCCGCTTCGACGGCGAGAATTACAACATCGGCCTGATCGACGTGACCGACCAGCCATACGCGGAATTGATTTCCGCCATGCAAGCCACTCACGCCCGATTGCTGGATGTGCACTCGGGAAAAGAAAAGCCGGTCGACCGCAAAGCGCTAGCGCAGTGACGTGGTTAGGGGTGAGTGGTGAGGAGTGATTGGTGCGAACCAATTTAGGGAGCCGTTCATGACCTGTATCCATTGTCGTTGGGGGCTGACGCTGGCAGTTTTCACTGCCTGCTTGGCATTCAACTCCGCGGTTCATGCTGATTCTGCACCGGCACAGCCGCAGGCCGATTCCGTGCGGGCGTGGGCGGAAGATGTGGTCATTCCCACTTATGCCGCGGGCGAGCCGGAGCCGAACCCGATGTTTTACTTCGGCCGCAATTCGCAGGGCGCGCAAGGCCGGGTGTATCCGTATCCGCTGTACGATTCGCTCACCAACGTGAAGGCCGACAAAACCTATCACGAAGTGTTTTTGGAAAACCAGTACGTGCGGATCGGCATTTTGCCGGAAATTGGCGGGCGGCTGTTTGAAGCGGTCGATAAAAGCAACCACTACGATTTCATTTATCATCAGCACGTGATCAAGCCGGCACTCATCGGGCTAATCGGCGCCTGGATTTCCGGCGGCATCGAGTGGAACATTCCGCACCATCATCGGGCCACCACGTTTTTGCCCGTGCAGTCGAAAATGGTCGACAACGCTGACGGCAGCAAAACCATTTGGGTGGGCGAGCTGGAAATTCGGCAGCGAATGAACTGGGCCGTGGGTTACACGCTGCACCCTGGCAAAAGCTACTTGGAATGCCAGGTGCGCATTATCAACGGCACGCCCGTAGCCAACAGCATGCTGTGCTTTGCGAACGTGGCCGTGCACGTGGATGATGATTACCAGGTGATTTTTCCGCCGTCGACGCAGTATGTTACTTTTCACGGCAAGCGCGATTTTACCACCTGGCCCATCGCCACCACGCGGTTTAACGGAGTCGATTTTACCCGGGGCGTGAATGTCAGTTGGTATAAAAACCACCAGAGCGCGAATTCCATGTTCGCCTGGAATTACACCGACGATTTTTTCGCCGGCTACGATCATGGCAAGCAGGCTGGCATTGTCAGCGTCGCAGACCATGAAGTTGTCCCCGGCAAAAAATTCTGGACCTGGGGGAACGGACCTCGCGGAAAAATGTGGGACAAAATTTTGACCGATGATGATGGACCGTACATCGAACTGATGGCCGGGGCGTATTCGGACAACCAGCCCGACTACAGTTGGCTCGCGCCGTACGAAACCAAAATGTTCCAGATGAACTGGTACCCGCTGCGCGACATTGGCGGAGTAAAAAAGGCGAATTTAGACGCGGCCGTGAATTTGGAAGTTACCGGCCATGACGCGACAACCGCCGTGGCCGCCTCCGCTTATAAAGCCGCGGCCGTTTCTCCTTATAAAGCCGCGACCGTTGGTCGCGCCGAACCGCCAACCGACACAATATCAACCGATGATCAGAGCCGCGCGCGTCAGCAAACGGCTGGAGCGCAGAATGGCGCGCGTCAGAAGACGCTAAAACTCGGCTTCTGCACCACCGCGGCGCATCCAGACGCAAAGGTTTTATTAACCGCCGGCGATAAAACGCTGCTGGAGGAAAAGATTTCGATCGATCCGACGAAACCGTTCGTTAAAGAAATTGCGATCCCGGCCGATATGGATGAGCACGATCTGCGAGCCTCGCTGTCGGCCGACAATCGAGAGCTGATCGCATACTCGCCGGTGCGCTTGCTGCCAACGGTCATGCCGGAGCCGGTGACGCCGCCGGGACCGTCCAAGAGTATCAAAACGGTGGAGGAGTTATATTTGGCCGGGCAGCGGATCGAGCAGTTCAATGCGCCGGGGCAGGAGCCGGAGCCGTACTGGGAGGAGGCGCTGGCGCGCGATCCGGGCGATTCGCAAACGAACATCGCGCTGGGCATCCGGCAATTGAAGCAGGCGAAATTTCCGGAGGCGGAGCAGCATTTTCGCACGGCACTGGCGCGGTTGACGAAAAATTACACCTCGCCCAAGAATGGCGAGCCCTTTTATTACCTGGGCGTGGCGCTGGTGGGACAAGAAAAGTACGACGAAGCCTACGATGCGTTTTCGAAGGCCACCTGGAGCCAGGCGTGGCGCGGGCCGGCATATTTTGGGGCCGCGCAAATCGATTGCCGGCGTGGAGATTTTGCTAAGGCCATGGACGACGTCAATCGTTCGCTGGATGCCAACGATTTGAACGTCCCGGCACTGGCGCTGAAATCCGCCGTGCTGCGGCATTTGGGCCGGCCGGAAGAAGCGCTGGCGGTTGTCGAAGATGGCCTGCACAAAATCGACCCGCTCGATGAACGCTTGATGACGGAACATTGGCTAGCGGCCACGCAAGCAATCAAAAATCTTCACGGGCCGGCAATGCACGATCAACTTGCACCCACGGCTGTAGTGTTCAACGATTTAAAAGCCGCTTTCCTCGAACATCCAGCGGCAGCGCTGGAGGCCGCTGTGGCGTATGGTGATGCAGGCTTGTGGGAAGACGGCGGTATTGCACTGGGCCTGCTTATCGCCACGGCGGACGATAAGCACCGTATTCCGCCGCTAACCTATTACTATGCTGCGCAATTTTGCCAGGCTGCTGGCAAAACCGATCTAGCTGAAGACAGTTGGAAGCAAGCTGCGAAGCTGTCGCCGGAGTACGCTTTTCCGTTTCAATGGGAAGCGATTGCGGCCTTGCGCAGCGCGATCAAAGCCAATCCCAACGACGCCCGGGCGCAGTATTATTTGGGCAATTTGCTGTTCGACTGGCAGCCGGACGAAGCGGTGAAGTTGTGGCAGCAATCGGAAAAATTGGATCCGTCATTCGCCATCGTGCATCGGAACTTGGCGGCGGCGTATACCCATCAAAAGTCCAAGCCGGACATGGAAAAAGCGATTGCGGAATTGGAACAGGCCGTGGCCTGCCAGAAAAAATATGCGTTGCACTTCACGGAATTGGACGAGTTGTACGCGGCCAAGGGCACACCGCCGGAAAAGCGGCTGGCGCTGCTTGTGCAAAATCACGAGGTTGTCGCCCAGCGCGATGATGCGTTGTCGCGCGAAATTGGCTTGCTCGTGTTTGCCGGCAAGTATGATGAGGCGATTCAGTTGATGACCGGCCGCGTGTTCTCCGTGTGGGAAGGAGGCACGCTGGACGTGGCCGAGCACTGGGTGAACGCCCATTTGCTGCGTGGCCGGCGCGAACTGGAGGCACAACATTGGCAAGCGGCCGTGGACGATTTTCAAGCGGCGAAGAACATTCCTAGCAATTTGCCCAACGACCGCGGCGCCGGCGGCAATCGTCAGGCCGAAATTGCCTACTGGACCGGCGTGGCTTACGATGGTCTGGGAAATGCCGATGCCGCTACGCAAGCGTGGCAAGCAGCGACGAATGCTACGGCAGCGCCGGCCGATTTTCGCCGCCGCGGCGAAGGACGAATTTCCGATCGGCAAGTGCAAATTTATTATCAAGCCTTGGCCAAACGAAAACTTGAGCAGGCGGCCGACGCGGACAAAATGCTTCACAACCTAATCGAAACCGCGCAAACGGCGCTGGATCACGGCGACGAGCAACCTGCCACAGCGGAAACATTCGGCCCACGCCTGTCGCCGCAAGCTCGGGCAGCTTTGGCACATACGATCGCGGGTTTGGGCCATTTGGGCTTGGGCGAAAAAGATTTGGCCCAGGCGGATTTTGAAAAAGCGCTGCAGGCCATGCCCGATTCACTACTGGCGCACACGGAATTGGCGGCGCTAAAAGAAAAAGCCGGGCAGTAATTCAGTTCACCCCTCACTCCAGCCCTCTCCCACAAGGGGAGAGGGAGAAGAATGTCGGACTCGTCGTCAACCAATTTCGCAATCGGCAGCCACGTTCACTTGGTTGATGTATCGCCGGTCTAGCACACCGCGCAGCAAATGCCGCAGCGTGTGATATACGCCCAGGTCGAGCCGGTGCTGGGCGGTTAAGGGCGTTAGCGCTTCGGCTTTGATCAGCGTGTGATCGGCGGCGTTGAAGGTGGCCCGCACCTGGCCGTCGCAGTATTCGTATTTATCGGGCTGGCGCCGCCAGAGTAATTCGTACTCGGCCCCTTTCATTCGGCCACGAATGCGGGCGGCGACACGATCTTGCTGCACAAAAAAACCATCGCGCGGGGCCGCCTGCCTCCAGGATAGCTCGCTGCCGTAAAAGGTGGGCTTTTTAATGTACGGTCCGCCATACTCGGGACAAAAGGTATCGCAGTTGCCGCACTCGTTGCAGAAATCGGAGTAGCAGGCGATTTGCATGGCCTCGGTGATCTCGAAATTTTTTGTCGAATCGATGGCCACCGCGCCCGTCGGCTCGATTAATAAATCGTGATAGTCGAACGCCACCACCGGCGTAGGGTAAGTGAAGTTGGCGGCGTTGGGACAGACCGGCAGGCACTTATCGCAGGTGATGCAATCGAACGTTTCCAATTGTGAATCGATGCGCGTGGGCACTTTGCGATTTTTTTCGGCCCGGTAGCGCACGTCGGCCCGGGCTTTGGCGGCGGCAATGGTGGTGTTGAGCAAGGAAGCCCAGGACACTAGAGAAGAGGTGAGCGGCTCAGCAGGTGATGGGGTGAGCGGGTGAGCAGGTGATCCGGTGATGGGGTGGAGAGGTGATGAAGTTAGCTGGCGGGCAGCGACTTGTTCTTCAGCGGCGGCCTTCTGACCGAAAGCGTTCAGAATGTAATCGTCGATATTCGTCGCGCCGACGGCTTGCATCGCTTTTTCCAGCGACTGTAAATACGTGGAAATGCGGCCGTAACCGCCGGTGCGCAGTAAATCGGTGCTGACGGTAACCGGCACAAAGCCGCAGGCCACGGCGTGGGAGAAATTGTGCTGATCGATGCCGGCGCTAAAACTGATTGGCACGTGCGGGCCCACGGCCTGGCGGAACACGTCGGTCAATGTCAGCGTGATCACGTAGAGCGGCTGGCCGGAAAGATACTGAATTTTATTGTCCGGCGTGAAAAACGTGCGGTGGTTGAGCACTTCCAGCGTGTTGCTAAATTTGCAACCGAATTGCCTGCCGCGGCTGTGGGCCAGGCGCGTGAGGCGGTCGACCAACTGCACTGCCTCGTCGAATTGCAGCCCGGAAGTGTAGGCGTTGGGATTGACCGTCAGTTCGGTGTAACCGAGTTCATCGTGCAAGAGGTGTTCCAATCGCGCTTTGCCGAGCATGGGCGGATTCATTTTGACGATTACATCCAGATCGCGCTCTCGGATCAAAAATTCGCAAATGCGCTCGATTTCGTCCGCCGGGCAGCCGTGAAATGTGGAAAGCGTCAGCGTGCCAGATAGCTGCGCCGGGTAATGCAGATCGCGGGCCAACGTGTACTCGGCAGGAATTTGGGAGCGAAGTTGCTCGATGACCCGGCTGGCGTCGCGCATGCCATCCAGAAAATCCTGCACCTTTTCGCTTTGAATGCCGGCCAGGTCGTAACCGACGCTGAGGTCTAAAATCGCTTCGCCCGCCGGGCCGTGCAAAGCGTCGCCGGCGAAGAGCGGATCGCGGCGGAACATTTCGATGAGCATGGCCCCGGCCACATATTCGCGCAGTGAGTTTTCCACCAGCAATTCCTGCGACCATTCGATGTTGTAGCCGATGTTGGTCACATCGATGCACGGCCGGCCAATGGTCAGCCGGTCGTTCACCTGCACCGTTTTCAACTCTAGAATGCGGGCTCCGGCCACATAGCTGAGCAAAATGTTTTGGGCCATCTGCGTGTGCGGCCCAGCGGCAGGCCCGGCCGGGTTCCCCGCGGAGCGGCCGTGGAACCGCACGGTGAAATCGCATTTGCTGTCAGGCTGTGGAATGTACCACCGCCGGCGCGGCAATGTGAACAGCGTGTCTTGCGCTGGCGGCTCCAAATACAGCCGATGCACAAGATCAGCAAACGGTGCTGGGATGAGTTCAGCCATGAGGACGGAAGTATGCGGTAGACGGTAGGCGGCAGCAGAAAGAAAATAGAGTGCTGGCAGCAGATTGCCGGCTACCGATTATAAGCGGCATGCCCTCGAGACGGGAACGACTAGAGGAGTTTAAACGGCGGGGCGCCCTGCCTTAGTAGCTCTGCTTTGACCCTAATCAACTCTACTTTCTTCTCTGCTACTTGTGTTGGATATTCTTCGACGCGGGCAACCATGCGGCGATGGTCTAACCACCACCCCGTGCATAGCGCCGCCAAAAGCGTCACGAGCATTAAATCTTCAATCGAAAATTTCAGCCTGCGAAGCCTGCTCATTCAAGTACTTTCCGGCCCGGGGGCATAGCCGTGGGAGTGATCACGCCGCTTGAATTTAGAGTTTAGGTCGTCAATTTGCTTTTGAAATTCACTAATCGATTTTTCATTCGCACTGACCCGAACCTGCAAAACCTTATGGTCAGCAGTCCAACCGAAAATGACCATGCAAATTAGTCCGGAAAACAGCGCGCGTTTGGTGAAGTATTGAAGGACCATACCCAGAACCCCCTCTCAAGAGGAGAAGCAGGAAGATGAGGCTACCCCCTTTGGTAGGTATACTGCTGACAGGTCATCTCGGCAGTGTAATTGTAGCCGGGCATACACGACGAATACATCGCTCCTCGATCATGCTGCCTGCCAATCGCCGACGCCCTTTGGGTTGTTCGGTCTGCGCCAGAGTGCTAAAATTGGAGTGGGAAGCGGAGGGTTAACACAGGTGATGCATGTGCGCTAGCGTTGTCACGTCGGAACCATTGCCAAGCGCTAGCGAAACGGTCCAGTTCACTCTGAACGGCCAGCCGGTTCAAGCGGTAGTCGACGATCGCTCCTTACTGGCGGTGCTGCGCGAAGATTTCGGCTTCATCTCGCTGAAGAACGGTTGCGAGCCGCAAGCTTCCTGCGGATGTTGCACGCTGCTGATCGACGGCAAGCCGCGATTGTGTTGCACCATGAAGGCCGCACAGGTGGCCGGCAAAACGCTGGTTACGCTGGAAGGGTTGCCCGAGGAGCGGCGGCAGCAAATTGCCGAATCGTTTGCTTGCAGCGGCGGAGTGCAG containing:
- a CDS encoding DUF5107 domain-containing protein, coding for MTCIHCRWGLTLAVFTACLAFNSAVHADSAPAQPQADSVRAWAEDVVIPTYAAGEPEPNPMFYFGRNSQGAQGRVYPYPLYDSLTNVKADKTYHEVFLENQYVRIGILPEIGGRLFEAVDKSNHYDFIYHQHVIKPALIGLIGAWISGGIEWNIPHHHRATTFLPVQSKMVDNADGSKTIWVGELEIRQRMNWAVGYTLHPGKSYLECQVRIINGTPVANSMLCFANVAVHVDDDYQVIFPPSTQYVTFHGKRDFTTWPIATTRFNGVDFTRGVNVSWYKNHQSANSMFAWNYTDDFFAGYDHGKQAGIVSVADHEVVPGKKFWTWGNGPRGKMWDKILTDDDGPYIELMAGAYSDNQPDYSWLAPYETKMFQMNWYPLRDIGGVKKANLDAAVNLEVTGHDATTAVAASAYKAAAVSPYKAATVGRAEPPTDTISTDDQSRARQQTAGAQNGARQKTLKLGFCTTAAHPDAKVLLTAGDKTLLEEKISIDPTKPFVKEIAIPADMDEHDLRASLSADNRELIAYSPVRLLPTVMPEPVTPPGPSKSIKTVEELYLAGQRIEQFNAPGQEPEPYWEEALARDPGDSQTNIALGIRQLKQAKFPEAEQHFRTALARLTKNYTSPKNGEPFYYLGVALVGQEKYDEAYDAFSKATWSQAWRGPAYFGAAQIDCRRGDFAKAMDDVNRSLDANDLNVPALALKSAVLRHLGRPEEALAVVEDGLHKIDPLDERLMTEHWLAATQAIKNLHGPAMHDQLAPTAVVFNDLKAAFLEHPAAALEAAVAYGDAGLWEDGGIALGLLIATADDKHRIPPLTYYYAAQFCQAAGKTDLAEDSWKQAAKLSPEYAFPFQWEAIAALRSAIKANPNDARAQYYLGNLLFDWQPDEAVKLWQQSEKLDPSFAIVHRNLAAAYTHQKSKPDMEKAIAELEQAVACQKKYALHFTELDELYAAKGTPPEKRLALLVQNHEVVAQRDDALSREIGLLVFAGKYDEAIQLMTGRVFSVWEGGTLDVAEHWVNAHLLRGRRELEAQHWQAAVDDFQAAKNIPSNLPNDRGAGGNRQAEIAYWTGVAYDGLGNADAATQAWQAATNATAAPADFRRRGEGRISDRQVQIYYQALAKRKLEQAADADKMLHNLIETAQTALDHGDEQPATAETFGPRLSPQARAALAHTIAGLGHLGLGEKDLAQADFEKALQAMPDSLLAHTELAALKEKAGQ